One genomic region from Spirulina subsalsa PCC 9445 encodes:
- a CDS encoding efflux RND transporter periplasmic adaptor subunit, producing MSQSLTNPTTFQEETSSTQGKKRLKHLTRNILYLVGGVGLMGAVWVALRPSPVLVDMATVERDALQVTVNAEGKTRIQSRYTVSASVGGNLRRVQLDEGDRIQQGQVIARIDPLPLTAQVRSTQARLQELQAQREGVATLRPKQESLAQVRSQISGLEAQKQAAQARVEQAKANLDQATRDRQRIAGLVTSGALPRQQLEEAQLTENTRRQDVTVAERERDRVTTDIAAQQAELARLQAEQQDPDYQLRVYDAQIASVQAELTRLTDDAIQTIIKSPVSGQVLRVLEKSDRHIAAGTPIVELGNTGQLELVIDVLSSDAVRIQPGNKIILEHWGGEQPLTAQVRYLEPSAFTKVSALGVEEQRVNVIADLLNPPPSLGDGYRVDAKIVVWEDQDVLTLPISALFRCQQQAWCTFVVEEGKALKTPVDVGQRGEFAAVIREGVSEGDQVILHPSAQIQHETLVAPR from the coding sequence ATGAGTCAATCCTTAACTAATCCAACGACATTCCAAGAAGAAACGAGCAGCACCCAAGGGAAAAAACGCTTAAAGCATCTCACCCGAAATATCTTATATCTTGTGGGAGGTGTGGGACTCATGGGGGCGGTGTGGGTGGCGTTGCGCCCCTCTCCGGTGTTGGTAGATATGGCCACTGTGGAACGAGACGCTTTACAAGTAACGGTGAATGCAGAAGGGAAAACGCGGATACAATCCCGTTATACCGTGTCCGCCTCAGTGGGGGGGAATTTGCGCCGGGTGCAACTCGATGAAGGCGATCGCATTCAACAAGGCCAAGTGATCGCCCGGATTGATCCCCTCCCCCTCACCGCCCAAGTCAGATCCACCCAAGCCCGTTTACAGGAACTTCAAGCCCAACGGGAAGGGGTGGCTACCCTGCGGCCGAAACAAGAATCACTGGCTCAGGTGCGATCGCAAATCAGCGGCCTAGAAGCCCAAAAACAAGCCGCCCAAGCCCGGGTAGAACAAGCGAAGGCTAATTTAGACCAAGCCACCCGAGATCGTCAGCGTATCGCCGGATTAGTGACCAGTGGAGCCTTACCCCGACAACAGTTAGAAGAAGCACAACTCACGGAAAACACTCGTCGCCAAGATGTCACCGTAGCGGAACGAGAACGCGATCGCGTGACTACCGATATCGCCGCCCAACAAGCAGAACTCGCCCGTTTACAAGCCGAACAACAAGATCCAGACTATCAACTGCGGGTCTATGATGCCCAAATTGCCAGCGTACAAGCGGAACTCACCCGCTTAACGGACGATGCCATTCAAACCATCATTAAATCCCCCGTATCCGGTCAAGTGTTGCGTGTCTTGGAAAAAAGCGATCGCCACATTGCCGCCGGAACCCCGATTGTGGAGTTAGGCAACACCGGACAATTAGAACTGGTGATTGATGTCCTCTCCAGTGATGCTGTGCGCATTCAACCGGGCAACAAAATCATCCTAGAACATTGGGGCGGAGAACAACCCCTGACCGCCCAAGTCCGTTATCTCGAACCCTCCGCCTTTACCAAAGTGTCGGCGTTAGGCGTAGAAGAACAGCGCGTGAATGTGATTGCAGACCTTCTGAATCCTCCCCCCAGTTTAGGCGATGGCTACCGCGTCGATGCCAAAATTGTCGTCTGGGAAGATCAAGACGTTCTCACCCTCCCCATCAGCGCCCTATTCCGTTGTCAACAGCAAGCATGGTGTACTTTTGTGGTTGAAGAGGGGAAAGCCTTAAAAACCCCCGTAGACGTGGGGCAACGGGGGGAATTTGCCGCCGTCATTCGAGAGGGGGTATCGGAGGGAGATCAGGTCATTCTGCACCCCTCCGCACAGATTCAACATGAAACTCTAGTCGCACCCCGTTAA
- a CDS encoding ABC transporter ATP-binding protein, with protein MSLATPAKTVVFEMTHVSKTYRMGEVTVEALKGVNLDLREGELVVLLGPSGSGKSTLLNILGGLDIPSSGRVRFRERDLTSANETALTRFRRECVGFVFQFYNLIPSLTARENVALVTEIAPHPLHPKAALGLVGLEHRVDHFPAQLSGGEQQRVAIARAIAKRPQVLLCDEPTGALDYRTGKLVLQVIDRINRELGTTTAIITHNAGIAAMADRVIHMRSGEITHIDVNTEKVKPDHLEW; from the coding sequence ATGAGTCTAGCTACTCCTGCCAAAACGGTCGTCTTTGAGATGACCCATGTTTCCAAAACCTATCGCATGGGAGAAGTCACGGTAGAAGCCCTAAAAGGGGTAAATTTAGACCTCCGCGAGGGGGAGTTAGTTGTGTTATTGGGGCCTTCGGGGAGTGGGAAGTCTACCCTGTTGAATATTTTGGGGGGGTTGGATATTCCCTCCTCGGGAAGAGTCCGTTTTCGCGAACGCGATTTAACCTCAGCCAATGAGACCGCCCTAACCCGCTTTCGCCGGGAGTGTGTGGGTTTCGTCTTCCAATTTTACAATCTGATCCCCAGTTTAACGGCTCGGGAAAATGTCGCCCTCGTGACGGAAATTGCCCCCCACCCCCTTCACCCCAAAGCGGCGTTAGGATTGGTGGGGTTAGAACATCGGGTGGATCACTTTCCCGCTCAACTTTCGGGGGGGGAACAACAACGAGTTGCGATCGCCCGAGCGATTGCCAAACGGCCACAAGTCTTACTCTGTGACGAACCCACGGGAGCGCTGGACTACCGCACCGGAAAGTTAGTGTTACAAGTGATTGACCGCATCAACCGGGAACTGGGAACAACTACCGCCATTATCACCCACAATGCAGGCATTGCCGCGATGGCCGACCGGGTGATTCACATGAGAAGTGGCGAAATTACCCATATTGATGTCAACACCGAGAAGGTCAAGCCCGATCATCTAGAGTGGTAA
- a CDS encoding OmpA family protein produces the protein MTESFEPFDSDLDPSPESPQGSGLMGFTVRVLFLLLAGGLAAIVGIIFAIANPQPPTSKPVLLRWWEGVTRWGEPRRLPSDTFLEDSERPPTPEQIQGEIMTLSQQWNRIRDRIIQLETQLGISPNLNQTLPERLQALQDKAQTLPPPAPVPTLILPSNLPPLPGRKLKVTLPNDVLFNDNNQLSPEGSLLLDSIINDLSPHSRSTIRIAAHTDSQTSLADSRELSFQLANTVRQYLASELRGRYRWVAIGYGQTRPLVLGNTEVNRQRNRRIEIAVD, from the coding sequence GTGACCGAATCCTTTGAACCCTTTGATTCTGACTTAGACCCCAGCCCGGAATCCCCTCAAGGCTCTGGATTGATGGGGTTTACTGTTCGCGTTTTGTTCCTGCTGTTGGCGGGAGGGCTTGCTGCTATTGTAGGGATTATTTTTGCGATCGCCAACCCTCAACCCCCCACTTCCAAACCTGTCCTACTCCGTTGGTGGGAGGGAGTCACCCGTTGGGGAGAACCCCGTCGTCTGCCCAGCGACACCTTCCTAGAGGATAGCGAGCGCCCCCCCACCCCGGAACAAATTCAAGGGGAAATCATGACCTTATCTCAACAGTGGAATCGAATTCGCGATCGCATCATCCAACTCGAAACCCAACTGGGCATTTCCCCCAACCTCAACCAAACCCTCCCCGAACGGTTACAAGCCCTCCAAGACAAAGCCCAAACCCTTCCCCCTCCTGCCCCCGTCCCCACCCTCATCCTCCCCAGCAACTTGCCTCCCCTCCCCGGTCGCAAACTCAAAGTCACCCTACCCAACGATGTCTTATTTAACGACAATAACCAGCTTTCCCCCGAGGGTAGCTTATTATTAGACAGCATTATCAACGACCTTAGCCCCCATTCTCGCTCCACCATCCGCATCGCTGCCCATACCGACTCCCAAACCTCCCTAGCAGACAGTCGGGAACTCTCCTTTCAACTGGCCAACACCGTCCGGCAATATTTAGCCAGTGAATTACGCGGCCGTTACCGTTGGGTTGCCATTGGTTACGGTCAAACTCGCCCCCTCGTGTTGGGTAATACAGAAGTCAATCGTCAGCGCAATCGTCGGATTGAAATTGCCGTTGATTGA
- the queG gene encoding tRNA epoxyqueuosine(34) reductase QueG, protein MTLDNIHLKAKTVKAKAIALGFHKVGIACPVLPENATDPLKAWLALGYQGDMAWMANPKRLDVRALLPSVRSVICVALNYYTPHAHSTDPQVGKISRYGWGRDYHKVVHKRLKALSQWLEAQGEGIEARFYADTGPIQDKVWAQQAGLGWIAKNSNVITREFGSWVFLGEVLTNVELEPDQPHSQHCGTCTRCLEACPTQAIKQPFVVDANACIAYHTIENRAETLPEEISAHLSGWVAGCDICQDVCPWNERFAQETDLEDFQPYPPNLAPKLADLATLSEGEWDQRFRASALRRIKPAMWRRNAHANYQPPAPRGNIMTKNLGTSPVMKMSSFIVFDFDGTLADTRPTFIKILNRLAEEFGYDPVNEEEAQQLRHLSSEEIVRQSRISPFKIPFLLRKAKRELNKEISQIAPFSGMDEALKQLKQEGYELGIVTSNSEENVIKFLAAHHWRDLFSFISSGTTIFGKHKLIQQFLRCHGLAPSVMLYVGDETRDIQAARRCQVPVIAVTWGFNSTDILAQYMPDGLAHHPQELFKVIQEAAIATQRFTNAKNLN, encoded by the coding sequence GTGACCCTCGATAATATTCACCTCAAAGCGAAGACAGTCAAAGCCAAGGCGATCGCGCTCGGATTCCACAAAGTCGGCATTGCTTGTCCCGTGTTGCCAGAGAACGCGACCGATCCCCTCAAAGCGTGGTTAGCGTTAGGGTATCAAGGGGATATGGCCTGGATGGCCAATCCCAAACGCCTCGATGTGCGCGCCCTCCTACCCAGTGTTCGTTCCGTGATTTGTGTCGCCCTGAATTACTACACCCCCCATGCACACTCAACAGATCCCCAAGTAGGAAAAATCTCCCGCTACGGTTGGGGGCGGGACTACCATAAAGTGGTACACAAACGGTTAAAAGCCCTCAGTCAATGGTTAGAAGCCCAAGGAGAGGGCATAGAAGCGAGATTTTATGCCGATACCGGCCCCATCCAAGATAAAGTTTGGGCGCAACAGGCCGGATTGGGGTGGATTGCAAAAAATAGTAATGTGATTACGCGGGAATTTGGCAGTTGGGTTTTTTTGGGGGAAGTCTTAACCAACGTAGAACTTGAACCGGATCAACCCCATAGCCAACATTGTGGCACCTGTACCCGTTGCCTAGAAGCTTGTCCTACCCAAGCGATTAAACAGCCTTTTGTGGTGGATGCGAATGCCTGTATTGCCTACCATACCATTGAGAACCGCGCTGAAACCTTACCTGAAGAGATATCGGCTCATCTTTCCGGTTGGGTGGCTGGGTGTGACATTTGCCAAGATGTTTGTCCGTGGAATGAACGCTTTGCCCAAGAAACCGACTTAGAGGACTTTCAACCCTATCCCCCCAACCTTGCCCCTAAACTGGCAGATCTTGCGACCCTATCTGAGGGAGAATGGGATCAACGGTTTCGTGCTTCTGCCTTACGACGGATTAAACCCGCCATGTGGAGACGCAATGCTCATGCTAATTATCAACCACCCGCCCCCAGGGGAAACATCATGACCAAAAATTTGGGTACAAGCCCCGTCATGAAGATGTCAAGTTTTATTGTGTTTGATTTTGATGGAACCCTTGCTGATACTCGCCCCACTTTTATTAAGATTCTCAACCGTTTAGCTGAGGAATTTGGCTATGACCCCGTGAATGAGGAGGAGGCGCAACAACTGAGACACCTTAGTTCTGAGGAAATTGTCCGTCAATCTAGGATTTCCCCATTTAAAATTCCCTTTCTTTTGCGCAAAGCGAAACGAGAGTTAAATAAGGAAATTAGTCAGATTGCTCCCTTCTCGGGCATGGATGAAGCGCTGAAGCAGTTAAAGCAGGAGGGCTATGAGTTGGGCATTGTCACTTCTAATTCGGAGGAGAATGTGATCAAGTTTTTAGCCGCCCATCACTGGAGAGATTTGTTTAGTTTTATCTCGTCTGGAACAACGATTTTCGGGAAACATAAATTAATTCAGCAGTTTTTGCGCTGTCATGGATTAGCTCCCTCAGTGATGCTTTATGTGGGGGATGAAACCCGAGATATTCAAGCCGCCCGTCGGTGTCAAGTTCCTGTTATTGCGGTAACTTGGGGGTTTAATTCAACGGATATCCTCGCCCAATATATGCCCGATGGTTTGGCACATCATCCCCAAGAATTATTCAAGGTGATACAAGAAGCGGCGATTGCTACGCAACGTTTCACGAACGCCAAAAACTTGAACTAA
- a CDS encoding orange carotenoid protein N-terminal domain-containing protein, which yields MTYTTTSPINTINAEQLVNPVSATTAQLKRLSVDDQLALLWLAYTELGRSITPAAPGAARLQFAEGLLNQFRRMSWDEQLQAMRDLVNQVNTPISRAYGILSVNTKLAFWYTLAEMMEEGTVIPVPSGYTMSDSVLKVFDALQRLEFGQQITVLRNAVVEMGVDPLA from the coding sequence ATGACTTACACCACAACTTCTCCCATCAACACTATTAATGCAGAGCAGTTGGTTAATCCAGTCTCCGCAACCACGGCTCAACTGAAACGCCTTAGCGTTGATGATCAACTGGCTTTACTCTGGCTGGCTTATACCGAGTTAGGTCGTTCTATCACCCCGGCGGCTCCTGGTGCGGCTCGTCTCCAGTTTGCAGAAGGGCTTCTGAATCAATTTCGTCGAATGTCCTGGGATGAGCAGTTACAAGCGATGCGGGATTTAGTGAATCAAGTTAATACTCCCATCTCCCGGGCTTATGGGATTTTGAGTGTCAACACCAAGCTGGCTTTCTGGTACACTCTCGCGGAAATGATGGAAGAGGGAACTGTGATTCCCGTTCCGAGTGGCTACACCATGAGCGATAGTGTGTTAAAGGTGTTTGATGCCCTGCAACGTCTAGAGTTTGGTCAACAAATTACTGTATTGCGGAATGCGGTAGTGGAGATGGGAGTTGATCCTCTCGCCTAG
- a CDS encoding nuclear transport factor 2 family protein, whose product MVFSRPSFDTLTIQGIDNAVIGRYFTALNAGDFAATAQLFAPEGELYPPFEEAIASPSSIQRYLEQEAQGLRCEPQEGETLTRENGMTLVQVKGRVHTPIFSVNVAWQFLVNPNSEILQVQIKLLASLEELLTLRR is encoded by the coding sequence ATGGTTTTTTCCCGGCCTTCTTTTGATACTCTGACCATTCAAGGCATTGATAACGCTGTTATTGGTCGCTATTTCACAGCCCTGAATGCTGGAGATTTTGCGGCAACGGCTCAACTCTTTGCACCAGAAGGGGAGTTATATCCACCCTTTGAAGAGGCGATCGCAAGTCCGAGTTCCATCCAGCGTTACTTAGAACAGGAAGCCCAAGGGTTGCGCTGTGAACCCCAAGAGGGGGAAACCCTCACACGAGAAAACGGCATGACCTTAGTACAAGTGAAGGGTCGGGTTCATACCCCTATCTTTAGCGTCAATGTAGCTTGGCAATTCCTGGTGAACCCCAACTCCGAAATTCTCCAAGTCCAGATCAAACTCTTGGCTTCTTTAGAAGAACTGCTAACTTTGCGCCGTTAG
- the cbiQ gene encoding cobalt ECF transporter T component CbiQ, producing the protein MAPRQREGVAILGIDRYAHLKSPVHRWQHPPKLLGLLSLIFTFAGVERLQLLPFMIGVTAGLYALSRLPLSFLLGHLRYPGLFIAAVVVFLPLVQGETVIFQWGGVAVRWEGCLTVLLIVTRFICIVTVSLVLFGTAPFVGSLKAMRSLGLPKLLVDMALLTYRYLEELAEMAVTMQRAMKLRGFRGDRLSKRNLERLAALVGTLLVRSYEQSQRVYQAMILRGYGQPTTEKDKAWQGINAYSWWGLVVSLVIACGFWIAPLGG; encoded by the coding sequence ATTGCCCCAAGGCAACGAGAGGGGGTCGCCATTCTAGGCATTGACCGTTATGCTCATCTAAAATCCCCGGTTCACCGTTGGCAACATCCCCCCAAGTTATTGGGTTTGTTGAGCTTAATTTTCACCTTTGCCGGGGTGGAACGGTTGCAACTGTTACCCTTTATGATTGGCGTAACGGCGGGATTATATGCCTTGTCTCGCTTGCCGCTCTCGTTTTTGTTGGGTCATTTACGCTATCCGGGGTTATTTATCGCTGCCGTGGTGGTGTTTTTGCCTTTGGTGCAGGGGGAAACGGTGATTTTCCAATGGGGCGGGGTGGCTGTGCGTTGGGAAGGCTGCTTAACGGTACTGTTAATTGTGACTCGCTTTATCTGCATTGTTACAGTGAGTTTAGTTCTGTTTGGGACGGCTCCTTTTGTTGGTAGTTTAAAAGCCATGCGCTCCCTCGGATTGCCCAAATTATTGGTGGATATGGCACTGTTAACCTATCGTTATTTGGAAGAGTTAGCGGAGATGGCGGTCACGATGCAACGAGCCATGAAGTTACGGGGGTTTCGGGGCGATCGCCTCAGCAAACGTAATTTAGAACGGTTGGCGGCCTTAGTGGGGACGTTATTGGTGCGCAGTTATGAACAGTCCCAACGGGTCTATCAAGCCATGATTTTACGCGGATATGGTCAACCGACGACGGAAAAAGATAAGGCATGGCAAGGGATTAATGCTTATAGTTGGTGGGGGCTAGTGGTGAGTCTGGTCATTGCCTGTGGCTTCTGGATTGCCCCTCTGGGGGGGTGA
- the cbiM gene encoding cobalt transporter CbiM — translation MHIPDSLLPPAIVIGGYAITGGATWYALRQIKQDPDPTQNIPKASLLTAAFFVASLIHFPVPPSSIHLILNGLMGIILGYYAFPAILIGLFFQAVLFGHGGISTLGVNALLMGIPALYAHHCYQWGQGWVKKYPLGASVWTFFTSASALLLSAFLFVTMVITNIPADLDADLERQAILISMMGYGLQSVIEGTIAVMVVSFLSRVKPELLPQGNERGSPF, via the coding sequence ATGCACATTCCCGATAGTTTGTTACCCCCCGCGATCGTCATTGGGGGGTATGCCATCACCGGAGGGGCGACTTGGTACGCACTACGGCAGATTAAACAAGACCCAGATCCCACCCAGAATATACCCAAGGCCTCTTTATTAACGGCGGCCTTTTTTGTGGCTTCTCTGATTCATTTTCCCGTTCCCCCCAGTAGTATTCACTTGATCCTCAATGGTTTAATGGGGATTATTTTGGGCTATTATGCCTTTCCCGCCATTTTGATCGGTCTATTTTTCCAAGCGGTTTTATTTGGTCATGGGGGAATCTCCACCTTGGGGGTGAATGCCCTATTGATGGGAATTCCCGCCCTCTATGCTCATCATTGTTACCAGTGGGGCCAGGGGTGGGTGAAGAAATATCCCCTCGGTGCCTCAGTTTGGACATTTTTCACCTCAGCCAGTGCTTTACTCTTGTCGGCGTTTCTGTTTGTGACAATGGTCATTACCAATATTCCCGCCGATTTAGACGCAGATTTAGAACGTCAGGCCATCTTAATCTCCATGATGGGCTATGGCCTTCAATCCGTGATTGAGGGAACCATTGCGGTGATGGTGGTGTCCTTCCTGAGTCGCGTCAAACCGGAACTATTGCCCCAAGGCAACGAGAGGGGGTCGCCATTCTAG
- a CDS encoding carboxypeptidase-like regulatory domain-containing protein, producing MTPKHLTFKHLIPLFLLTTGSMISPVFAHGSRLDYHSTEAITLTASYDNGEMMKNAQVTIYAPNDPQTPWLRGTTDEQGEFVFTPDPSIPGNWEVMVRQAGHGNIVSIPVGDSTSEAGQTPEGETPAVRQAPGSSGGYTPMQKAVMAGLGIWGFVGTALFFTRRNADHAHSR from the coding sequence ATGACCCCAAAACATCTCACATTTAAGCATCTGATTCCCCTGTTCTTGTTAACCACTGGGAGTATGATTTCCCCAGTCTTCGCTCATGGGAGTCGTTTAGACTATCACAGCACAGAGGCCATCACCCTAACCGCCTCCTATGACAACGGGGAGATGATGAAAAATGCTCAAGTCACCATTTATGCCCCCAATGATCCCCAAACCCCTTGGTTACGAGGGACAACCGATGAGCAAGGAGAATTTGTGTTTACCCCAGATCCCAGCATTCCGGGCAATTGGGAGGTCATGGTTCGTCAGGCCGGACATGGTAATATTGTCAGTATTCCGGTGGGTGACAGCACTTCAGAAGCGGGGCAAACTCCAGAGGGAGAAACTCCGGCCGTTCGTCAAGCCCCAGGAAGCAGTGGGGGATATACTCCGATGCAAAAAGCCGTTATGGCAGGTTTAGGGATTTGGGGGTTTGTGGGAACAGCCCTATTCTTTACGAGGAGAAACGCTGATCATGCACATTCCCGATAG
- a CDS encoding tetratricopeptide repeat protein: MRWIIGIITVFSVVLCWGNGDLAWAQGMGLSLEQGEAIAQKAISAAETGNFSQAEQYWSDLIEAFPENPALWSNRGNMRVSQNELPEAIADYNQAIKLAPDAPDPYLNRGVAYERQKKWSKAIADYEKVLNLTPEDPLAYNNLGNAKAGQGNWQAALEDYKKATELAPDFAFAFANYALTLYQADQQPEALRMMRNIVRKYPMFPDMRAALTAALWEEGQQGEAESNWVATVGMDQRYQDIEWVKTVRRWPPKMVAALEKFLNLD; encoded by the coding sequence ATGCGTTGGATTATCGGAATTATTACGGTGTTCTCTGTGGTGTTGTGCTGGGGGAATGGGGATCTGGCTTGGGCGCAAGGGATGGGGCTTTCCTTGGAACAGGGGGAGGCGATCGCACAAAAAGCCATTAGTGCGGCGGAAACGGGCAATTTTTCCCAAGCGGAACAGTATTGGAGTGATTTAATCGAGGCTTTCCCGGAGAATCCAGCCCTGTGGAGTAATCGGGGGAATATGCGGGTCAGTCAAAATGAATTACCAGAAGCTATTGCCGACTATAATCAAGCGATTAAACTGGCTCCCGATGCCCCAGATCCTTACTTAAACCGGGGTGTGGCGTATGAACGCCAGAAAAAATGGTCAAAGGCGATCGCAGACTATGAAAAAGTCCTCAATCTCACCCCAGAAGATCCCCTCGCCTACAATAATCTCGGCAACGCTAAAGCGGGTCAAGGAAACTGGCAAGCCGCCCTTGAGGACTACAAAAAAGCCACCGAATTAGCCCCAGACTTCGCCTTTGCCTTCGCGAACTACGCCCTCACCCTCTACCAAGCCGATCAACAGCCCGAAGCCCTCAGAATGATGCGCAACATCGTCCGTAAATACCCCATGTTCCCCGATATGCGCGCCGCCCTCACCGCCGCCCTCTGGGAAGAAGGACAACAGGGAGAAGCCGAAAGTAACTGGGTGGCCACCGTCGGCATGGATCAACGATATCAAGATATTGAATGGGTCAAAACCGTCCGTCGTTGGCCCCCCAAAATGGTCGCCGCCCTCGAAAAATTCCTCAATCTCGATTAA
- a CDS encoding TIGR01548 family HAD-type hydrolase produces the protein MIIVFDIDGVIRNVGGSYRRAIMDTVAHFTQNQYRPSLDDIDQLKGEGIWNNDWEASQELIYRYFIAQGQSREDIALNYEEIVEFFQRRYRGTDPNHWNGYITQEPLLVDKVYFDDLTAHDIPWGFFSGATRGSAEYVLKHRLRLVDPVLVAMEDAPGKPDPTGLFLARQQLTQRHGLENNVPVLYVGDTVGDLYTITQAKAEDPQTPWIGIGILPPHVQTNPEQEEAYSAKLRAAGAQAVFNNVGELTPEIIRQRVQNSSPTP, from the coding sequence ATGATCATTGTATTTGATATTGACGGGGTAATCCGCAATGTGGGGGGATCTTACCGTCGGGCGATTATGGATACTGTTGCCCACTTTACCCAAAACCAATATCGCCCTAGCTTAGACGATATTGACCAACTCAAAGGGGAGGGGATTTGGAACAATGACTGGGAAGCCTCCCAAGAGTTAATTTACCGTTACTTTATCGCCCAAGGACAATCCCGCGAGGACATCGCCCTCAACTATGAAGAAATTGTCGAGTTTTTCCAACGTCGGTATCGCGGCACCGATCCCAACCATTGGAACGGCTATATTACCCAAGAACCCCTCTTAGTCGATAAAGTCTATTTTGACGATCTCACCGCCCATGATATCCCTTGGGGCTTCTTTAGCGGGGCAACCCGGGGATCGGCGGAATATGTGCTAAAACACCGTCTGAGATTGGTCGATCCGGTATTAGTGGCGATGGAAGATGCACCCGGTAAACCCGATCCTACCGGCCTGTTTTTAGCCCGTCAACAGTTAACCCAGCGTCATGGCTTGGAAAATAATGTCCCTGTTCTATATGTGGGCGATACCGTAGGCGACTTATACACCATTACCCAGGCCAAAGCAGAAGATCCCCAAACCCCTTGGATTGGCATTGGTATTTTACCCCCCCATGTACAAACCAACCCAGAACAAGAGGAAGCCTACAGTGCCAAACTCAGGGCGGCCGGAGCCCAGGCGGTGTTTAATAACGTCGGGGAACTCACCCCGGAAATTATTCGGCAAAGGGTTCAAAACAGTTCTCCAACGCCCTAA
- a CDS encoding alpha/beta hydrolase, with translation MNFFSAYFPYWLGFTLTEWMELWQGFGSVVGIGAIAYLLMCFVVWKWQNRFIFFPSSQMTNTPDQWGMDYEVISIPIPQRPQQFLYAWWMPAVGTPRGVVLQLHGNGFNVGANLDQSHVFHQLGYSVLLFDYRGYGQSAGPFPTEKQVYEDAEIALDYLLKERGCRASEVIVYGHSLGGAIAIELATHHPDLAALIIQCSFTSITEMIDYDGIYKIFPVQLLLNHHFDSLGKLSQLNLPIFFIHSAQDKRIPPQMSQTLFNAAKNPQKALYIVPDAGHNNAASAGGESYRRQVEQFLNQLCP, from the coding sequence ATGAACTTTTTTTCGGCATATTTCCCCTACTGGCTCGGATTTACGTTAACGGAATGGATGGAACTCTGGCAAGGGTTCGGTTCGGTTGTTGGGATTGGTGCGATCGCCTATCTCCTGATGTGTTTTGTGGTGTGGAAGTGGCAAAACCGTTTCATCTTCTTCCCCTCCTCCCAAATGACCAACACCCCAGATCAATGGGGGATGGATTATGAGGTGATCTCAATTCCCATTCCCCAACGCCCCCAACAGTTTCTGTATGCTTGGTGGATGCCTGCGGTTGGCACTCCCCGAGGGGTGGTTTTACAGTTACATGGTAATGGTTTTAATGTGGGGGCGAATTTAGATCAATCCCATGTTTTCCATCAACTGGGGTATTCTGTCTTACTGTTTGATTATCGCGGCTATGGACAAAGTGCGGGGCCTTTTCCTACAGAAAAACAGGTTTATGAGGATGCAGAAATTGCCCTAGATTATTTGCTCAAAGAACGAGGCTGTAGGGCTTCTGAGGTGATAGTTTATGGTCATTCTCTCGGAGGTGCGATCGCCATCGAACTCGCCACCCACCACCCCGACTTAGCCGCCCTGATCATCCAGTGTTCCTTTACTTCTATCACCGAGATGATTGATTATGATGGCATCTACAAGATTTTCCCTGTTCAGTTACTCCTCAACCATCATTTCGACTCCCTCGGCAAACTCTCCCAACTCAATCTTCCCATATTCTTCATCCACAGCGCCCAAGACAAGCGCATTCCCCCCCAAATGAGTCAAACCCTCTTTAATGCCGCCAAAAACCCGCAAAAAGCCCTCTATATTGTCCCCGATGCCGGACATAACAACGCCGCCAGTGCTGGGGGCGAATCCTATCGGCGACAAGTCGAGCAGTTCCTTAATCAACTCTGCCCTTGA